The Lactobacillus sp. ESL0680 genome has a segment encoding these proteins:
- a CDS encoding amino acid ABC transporter permease, producing the protein MINIFSHFSSQLLVGLGWTVLSSVIALFFSLIIGTVFAIMEIVPNKVLRTIGRAYVEIFRNIPLLVITMFFYLVIPMYVVKINGFTAGTIGLTLYTSAFIAETVRSGIQSVAGGQMEGARSTGMTYWQSMRYIILPQAFKIVIPPLGNQFVNLVKNSSVLAFVAGFDLMYQANSIASTTFDTINSYLVVGVLYLIITLPLSYYMQHLEKKLA; encoded by the coding sequence ATGATTAATATTTTCTCTCATTTTAGTAGTCAACTGCTAGTTGGCTTGGGTTGGACTGTGTTGTCAAGCGTGATTGCCTTATTCTTCAGTCTAATCATTGGTACTGTCTTTGCGATTATGGAGATTGTACCGAACAAGGTTTTACGGACAATTGGACGTGCTTATGTCGAGATCTTCCGTAACATTCCGTTGTTGGTAATTACAATGTTCTTTTACCTTGTAATTCCAATGTATGTGGTTAAGATTAACGGCTTTACTGCTGGTACGATAGGACTAACGCTGTACACTTCAGCCTTTATTGCGGAAACAGTCCGCTCAGGTATTCAATCAGTTGCCGGCGGCCAGATGGAAGGTGCCCGCTCAACTGGGATGACCTATTGGCAGTCAATGCGCTATATTATTTTGCCGCAGGCCTTTAAGATTGTTATTCCGCCGCTTGGCAACCAGTTTGTTAATTTGGTGAAAAATTCGTCGGTGTTGGCCTTTGTAGCTGGCTTTGACCTCATGTATCAAGCCAACTCAATTGCCTCGACAACTTTTGATACGATTAATAGCTATCTAGTAGTCGGCGTTTTGTATCTAATTATCACACTGCCACTTAGCTATTACATGCAGCATTTAGAGAAGAAATTGGCCTAG
- a CDS encoding CDP-glycerol glycerophosphotransferase family protein yields MKSFLFRLYLQVMKLWARFTRINNKKIVVLNGAGRSGSNGYLFAKYVEAHHPDYTVTLVEPWPSSHLSFATWREIGAAKFVLTTHQPFKVRKGQINVQFWHGIPLKRMGIMANNTKARDNKRNQTLWRKTADIVCSSSDLYETLMSACIGVSANQYRQLGFPRLDALQHPAVSQKQLLRDLFGAVDDHAQVGIYMPTFRYELDDENVLEQIKAGNFLTLADFDAPALNAALKEQHQYLIVKLHPYEMKLFNHLSSQFSNIAFLNNDYLVQNDYDLYELLGATDFLLTDFSSIYFDYLNLDKPEIFLTNYLKQYEQTRGLLMGPYEEVVPGQCVNQQAELIEALGQLARGEDNYQPKRQYWRRLTNQVSAQSACERIFTFMTQNY; encoded by the coding sequence ATGAAAAGTTTTTTGTTTCGGCTTTACCTGCAAGTGATGAAGCTGTGGGCACGGTTTACCAGAATAAATAACAAAAAGATTGTCGTGCTTAATGGAGCGGGCCGTTCAGGTTCTAATGGTTACCTGTTTGCCAAATATGTAGAAGCGCACCATCCAGATTACACGGTCACACTGGTTGAGCCATGGCCGTCTTCACATTTATCTTTTGCAACTTGGCGGGAAATCGGCGCGGCTAAATTTGTTTTGACGACGCATCAGCCCTTTAAGGTTCGCAAGGGTCAGATTAACGTGCAATTTTGGCACGGGATACCTTTAAAACGAATGGGCATTATGGCCAACAATACTAAGGCTAGAGATAACAAGCGCAATCAGACATTGTGGCGCAAAACCGCGGATATTGTTTGTTCAAGTTCGGATTTATATGAAACCTTAATGAGCGCCTGCATTGGAGTTAGTGCTAACCAATACCGCCAGCTTGGCTTTCCGCGTCTTGATGCCCTACAGCATCCAGCAGTCAGTCAAAAGCAATTGCTACGCGACTTGTTTGGGGCAGTTGACGACCATGCCCAAGTTGGGATTTACATGCCAACTTTTCGCTATGAATTAGATGATGAAAATGTCCTTGAGCAGATTAAGGCAGGGAATTTTTTAACTTTAGCTGATTTTGATGCGCCGGCCTTAAATGCGGCGCTTAAAGAGCAGCACCAATATTTAATTGTGAAACTGCATCCTTATGAGATGAAGCTGTTTAACCATTTAAGCAGTCAATTCTCTAATATTGCCTTTTTGAATAATGATTATTTGGTTCAAAACGATTATGATTTGTATGAGCTGCTTGGCGCGACAGATTTTTTGCTAACTGATTTTTCGTCGATTTATTTTGATTACCTAAATTTGGACAAGCCCGAGATTTTTCTTACTAATTATCTCAAGCAGTATGAACAAACGCGGGGCCTGCTCATGGGGCCGTATGAAGAAGTTGTGCCGGGGCAGTGTGTTAACCAGCAAGCCGAATTGATTGAGGCGCTGGGGCAGCTGGCGCGAGGTGAGGACAATTATCAACCAAAGCGGCAATATTGGCGTCGTTTAACTAATCAAGTCTCTGCTCAATCAGCTTGCGAGAGAATTTTTACTTTCATGACCCAAAATTATTAG
- a CDS encoding amino acid ABC transporter permease, with protein MQNWINALSWLNVRFLLMGLWVTIYISVISVILSFILGSILGIIRYSKIKFVSKIVGFIIDIIRNVPLLLIIFFTYFGLPNFGLRPETIPAAIIAMTVFESTMIAEIVRSGIQSVDPGQMEGARSTGMSFVQALWHVVLPQAYKNMIPTIISQFVSLIKDTSLATIIVVPELMQHAQVIYGQNANYILPMFAALAVLYFIVCFTLSVIGNQIGKRLS; from the coding sequence ATGCAAAATTGGATTAATGCTCTTTCGTGGCTCAATGTACGCTTTTTGCTGATGGGCCTTTGGGTGACAATTTATATTTCGGTAATTTCGGTAATTTTGAGTTTTATTTTGGGTTCAATCTTGGGGATTATTCGCTACTCTAAGATTAAATTTGTTTCCAAAATTGTCGGCTTTATTATTGATATTATCCGTAATGTGCCCCTACTGTTGATTATTTTCTTCACCTATTTCGGATTGCCAAACTTTGGTCTGCGTCCCGAAACAATTCCCGCGGCGATTATTGCAATGACCGTTTTTGAATCAACAATGATTGCGGAAATCGTGCGTTCAGGTATCCAGTCAGTTGACCCAGGTCAAATGGAAGGTGCCCGTTCAACCGGGATGAGCTTCGTGCAGGCATTGTGGCACGTTGTTTTGCCGCAGGCGTATAAGAATATGATCCCGACAATTATTAGTCAGTTTGTTTCCTTAATTAAGGATACGTCGCTAGCAACAATTATTGTGGTGCCGGAATTGATGCAGCACGCGCAAGTTATTTATGGGCAAAATGCCAACTATATCTTGCCGATGTTTGCGGCTTTAGCAGTGCTTTACTTTATCGTTTGCTTCACGTTGTCAGTGATTGGTAATCAGATTGGTAAGAGGCTGTCGTAA
- a CDS encoding calcium-translocating P-type ATPase, PMCA-type, which translates to MAQDYYRQAVQEVASELDTSLSKGLTASQVKQRREQYGVNSLAGKKKVSLWQRFLAQFKDFMIIVLIIAALLSGFVAQEWTDAAIIMIVVLLNAILGVFQEARSEEAINALKKMATPSAHVRRNGQVVEIPSTELVPGDVVLLEAGDVVPADLRLTSVNSLKVEESALTGESVPVDKQDIPLEEAQVALADQDDMAFANTNVTYGRAEGIVTQTGMHTEVGKIATLLNNTDETDTPLKQNLDQLGKTLTIMILVICAIVFAVGFFTKQGTEPVDKLAIDMFLVAVSLAVAAIPEGLPAIVTIILALGTQVMAKHKSIVRKLPAVETLGATDVICSDKTGTLTQNKMTVERVYYDGQVHQAEQAITAKNPALLAMLLANDTQISDKQLLGDPTETALVQYAINQKINVQELLAQHQRVQEVPFDSERKLMSTVNQDGDHFLVAVKGAPDQLLKRVTKIEKNGQIVPITEAQKQEILAANQTMAEQALRVLALAYKAVEQPYDEPTTDNVEQDLIFTGLVGMIDPERPEAKAAIAEAKQAGIRTVMITGDFQVTAQAIAQRLGIIEPGQDQQVITGAQLDKISDDYLQEHVGDYSVYARVSPEHKVRIVKAWQAQGKIVAMTGDGVNDAPSLKQADIGIGMGITGTEVSKGASDMILADDNFATIVEAVKQGRKVFSNIQKAILYLMSCNVGEVLTVFMMTMLGWDILAPVQLLWINLVTDTLPAIALGLEPVEKGIMNRRPRGKKSTFFSGGVASSIVYQGVLEGILVLTTYQLGLNFGPHLANSTLQHEDALTMAFLTLGLIQLFHAVNSKYIHQSIFTKQTFANKWFNWAILVSALVMAAVELPFMTKFFDVTELNGVQWLIVLLAGICMIVIVEIVKFFERRLSEK; encoded by the coding sequence ATGGCCCAAGATTATTACAGACAAGCGGTTCAAGAAGTAGCCAGTGAATTAGACACGTCACTAAGCAAAGGATTGACTGCAAGTCAAGTTAAGCAGCGCCGAGAGCAATACGGTGTTAACAGTTTGGCTGGGAAGAAGAAAGTCAGCCTTTGGCAACGTTTTTTAGCTCAATTCAAAGATTTTATGATTATTGTCTTGATTATTGCGGCGTTATTGTCAGGATTTGTTGCTCAAGAATGGACTGATGCGGCAATAATTATGATTGTTGTCTTATTGAACGCAATTTTGGGCGTTTTTCAAGAAGCACGTTCAGAAGAAGCAATTAATGCTTTGAAAAAAATGGCAACGCCAAGCGCGCACGTCAGGCGTAATGGTCAGGTTGTGGAAATTCCCAGCACTGAATTGGTTCCAGGGGACGTTGTTTTATTAGAGGCCGGCGATGTGGTCCCAGCTGATTTGCGCTTAACAAGCGTCAACAGCTTAAAGGTTGAGGAATCGGCATTAACGGGCGAATCTGTTCCAGTTGACAAACAAGACATACCACTAGAAGAAGCACAGGTTGCTCTGGCTGACCAAGACGACATGGCCTTTGCGAATACTAATGTTACTTATGGTCGCGCCGAGGGGATAGTTACCCAGACGGGAATGCACACGGAGGTTGGTAAAATTGCGACGCTGCTTAATAATACCGATGAAACTGATACGCCGCTGAAGCAAAATCTGGATCAGCTGGGAAAAACACTGACGATTATGATTTTGGTAATCTGTGCGATTGTGTTTGCTGTTGGCTTCTTTACCAAGCAAGGTACAGAACCAGTCGACAAATTAGCGATTGACATGTTTTTGGTAGCTGTGTCGTTAGCTGTAGCGGCAATTCCGGAAGGCTTACCAGCGATTGTTACTATTATTTTGGCATTAGGCACGCAAGTGATGGCTAAGCACAAGTCAATTGTGCGCAAACTGCCCGCTGTGGAAACATTGGGAGCAACAGACGTTATTTGTTCTGATAAAACAGGAACACTGACGCAGAATAAAATGACAGTTGAACGAGTTTATTATGACGGTCAAGTTCATCAGGCTGAACAAGCAATTACTGCAAAAAATCCTGCTTTGTTGGCAATGCTGCTAGCAAATGATACGCAAATTAGCGACAAGCAGCTTTTGGGCGATCCAACCGAAACGGCCTTGGTTCAGTATGCAATTAACCAAAAAATTAATGTCCAAGAATTGTTGGCACAACATCAACGTGTGCAGGAAGTTCCCTTTGATTCTGAACGTAAGTTGATGAGTACTGTTAATCAAGATGGCGATCATTTTTTGGTGGCTGTTAAGGGGGCACCTGACCAATTATTAAAACGGGTCACTAAGATTGAAAAAAATGGGCAAATTGTTCCGATTACTGAGGCCCAAAAGCAAGAAATTTTAGCAGCTAATCAAACTATGGCTGAACAAGCATTACGTGTACTAGCTTTGGCTTATAAAGCTGTCGAGCAGCCGTATGATGAGCCAACAACTGACAATGTTGAGCAAGACCTTATCTTTACTGGATTGGTTGGGATGATTGACCCAGAAAGACCAGAAGCTAAAGCTGCAATTGCGGAAGCCAAGCAGGCTGGCATTCGAACGGTAATGATTACAGGCGATTTTCAAGTAACAGCACAAGCAATTGCTCAACGGCTGGGGATTATTGAGCCGGGGCAAGACCAGCAAGTGATTACAGGTGCCCAGCTTGATAAAATAAGTGATGACTACTTGCAAGAGCATGTTGGCGACTATAGCGTTTATGCGCGTGTTTCACCGGAACACAAGGTGCGGATTGTTAAGGCATGGCAAGCACAAGGCAAGATTGTGGCAATGACTGGCGACGGTGTGAATGACGCGCCGAGTTTGAAACAGGCTGACATTGGTATTGGCATGGGGATTACGGGAACCGAGGTTTCTAAGGGTGCCAGCGACATGATTTTGGCTGATGATAATTTTGCCACGATTGTTGAAGCGGTTAAGCAGGGACGAAAAGTTTTCAGTAATATTCAGAAGGCGATTCTATACCTAATGAGCTGCAATGTTGGTGAAGTTCTAACTGTCTTTATGATGACAATGCTTGGCTGGGACATTTTGGCACCTGTGCAATTATTGTGGATTAATCTGGTAACAGACACGTTGCCGGCAATTGCATTAGGACTTGAGCCGGTGGAAAAGGGCATTATGAATCGGCGGCCGCGGGGGAAGAAATCGACGTTCTTTAGCGGCGGAGTTGCCAGTTCCATTGTTTATCAAGGTGTTTTGGAAGGCATATTAGTGTTGACAACTTACCAGTTGGGACTTAATTTTGGCCCGCACCTTGCTAATAGTACCTTGCAGCATGAGGATGCGTTAACGATGGCCTTTCTGACTTTAGGATTAATTCAGCTGTTCCATGCGGTTAATTCCAAGTACATTCACCAGTCAATCTTCACGAAGCAAACATTTGCTAATAAGTGGTTTAACTGGGCAATCCTAGTTTCTGCATTGGTAATGGCGGCAGTGGAATTGCCGTTCATGACGAAATTCTTTGACGTAACGGAATTGAACGGCGTGCAGTGGTTAATTGTTTTGTTAGCTGGTATCTGCATGATTGTAATTGTGGAAATTGTCAAATTCTTTGAAAGAAGATTGAGCGAGAAGTAA
- a CDS encoding amino acid ABC transporter ATP-binding protein, whose translation MSMIEFHDVQKFYGHFHALHDINLKIDQGETVVLIGPSGSGKSTLVRTVNGLESIQKGQLIVNNHDLSDPKTDLNILRRDVGMVFQHFNLYKNKDVLENIMLAPRIVSHMPEKENKEQAMHLLEMVGLEKWAHNMPSQISGGQKQRVAIARTLAMRPKLILYDEPTSALDPEMIDDVLQVIKKVTTDSGMTSLIVTHEMGFAKEVANRVIFMDQGRVVEDDASESFFKRPKTERAQQFLSKIISH comes from the coding sequence ATGTCGATGATAGAATTCCATGATGTGCAAAAATTTTATGGCCATTTTCATGCACTGCACGACATTAATTTGAAGATCGATCAGGGGGAAACGGTTGTCTTAATTGGGCCTTCTGGCTCAGGTAAGAGTACCTTGGTAAGAACCGTCAACGGCCTTGAATCGATTCAAAAAGGCCAATTGATTGTTAATAATCATGACTTGTCTGATCCCAAAACTGACTTAAATATTTTGCGGCGGGACGTCGGTATGGTTTTCCAACATTTCAATTTATATAAGAATAAAGATGTGTTAGAAAATATCATGTTGGCACCGCGGATTGTCAGTCATATGCCTGAAAAAGAAAACAAAGAGCAGGCGATGCATCTATTAGAGATGGTTGGTCTGGAAAAGTGGGCACACAACATGCCGTCACAGATTTCTGGTGGTCAAAAGCAGCGGGTGGCAATTGCTAGAACGCTAGCCATGCGGCCAAAATTGATCTTATATGATGAACCAACTTCTGCACTTGACCCAGAAATGATTGACGATGTTTTACAGGTTATTAAGAAGGTTACAACTGATAGCGGGATGACATCGCTGATCGTTACACACGAGATGGGCTTTGCTAAAGAAGTTGCCAATCGGGTAATCTTTATGGATCAAGGTAGAGTTGTGGAAGACGACGCTAGTGAAAGTTTCTTCAAACGGCCTAAGACGGAAAGAGCACAACAATTTTTGAGTAAAATTATTTCACACTAA
- a CDS encoding DHA2 family efflux MFS transporter permease subunit, which yields MDAIVKVEKPWLVMAGMLIGTFVGMLSETSLNIALPQLMKIFGVSSSQIQFLVTGYMLIIGIILPFSSLLTKWFSTRKIVITGLLAFIIGSVISAMAPNFAILLTGRMIQGIGTGLILPITFTVAMLIFPPYKLGTAMGVCSLVIMLAPAIGPTLTGIILGKLSWSYVFWLFVPFLVIALILAIFGLKNVGQITKPRVDFLSVIESVVGFSSLVMSVSLASGLGWSSPVVLGLLVLGLIVLFFYGKRQLHLTEPVLNLHVFNKRAFTLGALSVMVDFAIILSAMYLLPQYLQKGLSLPVAITGLIMLPGGIINAAVSAFAGRMYDSLGAKIPAVLGFILAIVGIVMLLMSNSHSSLAYVVAAHIILMVGCPLAMSPAQTYALNSLQGQESADGSTILNTMQQIVGALATALATSLLGLGQVAYQGADSAARFTNGVHYGLFFTLALAIVGVLLGINFGSRTPSKDIDA from the coding sequence ATGGACGCAATTGTCAAGGTGGAAAAACCTTGGCTAGTAATGGCAGGGATGCTAATCGGTACCTTTGTGGGGATGCTGTCAGAAACATCACTGAACATCGCATTGCCCCAATTAATGAAAATTTTTGGCGTTAGCAGTTCACAAATTCAATTTTTAGTAACAGGCTACATGTTAATTATTGGGATTATCCTGCCATTTTCAAGTTTATTAACTAAATGGTTTAGCACACGGAAAATTGTCATTACTGGGTTATTGGCCTTTATTATTGGGTCGGTTATTTCAGCTATGGCACCTAATTTTGCTATTTTATTGACTGGCCGAATGATTCAAGGAATTGGTACGGGCTTAATCCTGCCAATTACCTTTACGGTTGCAATGTTGATTTTCCCACCATATAAGCTGGGGACAGCAATGGGTGTCTGCAGCTTGGTTATTATGCTGGCACCAGCAATTGGCCCAACTTTAACTGGAATTATCTTAGGCAAGTTATCGTGGAGCTATGTTTTCTGGTTATTCGTACCATTCTTAGTTATTGCATTGATTTTAGCCATCTTTGGTTTAAAAAATGTTGGTCAAATTACTAAGCCACGCGTTGATTTCTTATCTGTAATTGAATCAGTAGTTGGCTTTTCAAGTTTAGTTATGTCAGTTAGTTTGGCAAGTGGCTTGGGCTGGAGTTCACCTGTTGTCTTAGGTTTACTTGTTCTTGGTTTAATTGTTTTGTTCTTTTATGGCAAGCGTCAATTGCATTTGACCGAGCCGGTTTTGAACTTACATGTGTTCAATAAACGTGCCTTTACTTTGGGTGCATTAAGTGTGATGGTCGATTTTGCCATTATTTTGTCGGCAATGTACTTATTACCGCAATATTTGCAAAAAGGATTATCACTGCCAGTTGCAATTACTGGCTTAATCATGTTGCCGGGCGGAATTATTAATGCCGCTGTTTCAGCTTTTGCTGGGAGAATGTACGATTCACTTGGCGCAAAAATTCCAGCAGTACTTGGTTTTATCTTGGCTATTGTTGGGATCGTGATGTTATTAATGTCCAACAGTCATTCCAGCTTGGCTTACGTTGTGGCAGCGCACATCATTTTAATGGTTGGCTGTCCGTTAGCAATGTCACCAGCCCAAACTTACGCTCTGAATTCTTTGCAGGGGCAAGAATCGGCTGATGGCAGTACGATTTTGAATACCATGCAACAGATTGTTGGTGCCCTAGCAACGGCTTTAGCAACTAGCTTGCTCGGATTAGGACAAGTAGCTTATCAAGGCGCTGATAGTGCTGCTCGGTTCACTAACGGGGTCCACTATGGCTTATTCTTTACCCTTGCATTAGCTATTGTTGGTGTCTTGTTGGGAATTAATTTTGGTTCAAGAACGCCAAGTAAAGACATTGATGCTTAA
- a CDS encoding glycosyltransferase gives MIPKIIHYVWVGGNPKPKNIQRCMRTWQKHLKGYQIIEWNEQNFDIHENKYVEQAYKAKKWAFVSDYIRAKAVYEMGGIYLDTDVLVLDDLTSLLNNHAFVGFENQDNPFTAVFGAEPKHPLLKDMLAYYDDRNFTFDSQDQMAGVNTVSVADILKEKYGAVANNQEQVLQTGIHVYPDGVLCNPSANSKTIHVFTGTWMEGAKPFKRKLVTALKVRIKTRREAALYARCFR, from the coding sequence ATGATTCCTAAAATTATTCACTATGTATGGGTTGGCGGTAATCCGAAGCCCAAGAACATTCAGCGGTGCATGCGAACTTGGCAAAAGCACCTTAAGGGCTATCAGATTATTGAGTGGAACGAGCAGAATTTCGATATTCACGAAAATAAGTACGTTGAGCAGGCTTACAAGGCCAAAAAATGGGCCTTTGTTTCCGATTATATTCGTGCAAAGGCCGTTTACGAGATGGGCGGGATTTATTTAGATACCGATGTGTTGGTGTTAGATGATTTGACCTCATTATTAAATAATCATGCCTTTGTAGGGTTTGAAAATCAGGATAATCCGTTTACGGCGGTTTTTGGTGCTGAACCCAAACATCCGTTATTAAAAGATATGCTGGCATATTATGATGACCGCAATTTTACCTTTGATAGTCAGGATCAGATGGCTGGTGTTAATACGGTGTCAGTTGCTGATATTTTAAAAGAAAAGTATGGTGCGGTTGCCAATAATCAGGAGCAAGTTCTGCAGACGGGTATCCATGTTTATCCTGATGGTGTTTTGTGTAATCCGTCAGCTAATAGCAAGACAATCCATGTCTTCACGGGGACTTGGATGGAGGGAGCCAAACCATTCAAGCGTAAACTGGTGACGGCGCTAAAGGTTCGGATTAAAACGAGGCGTGAAGCAGCCTTGTATGCACGCTGTTTCAGGTAG
- a CDS encoding GAF domain-containing protein, with amino-acid sequence MNKQENYQLLLEQAKSLLTGEHDLIANMSNINALLFSGLPNVSYAGFYRYQNGELILGPFQGPVACMHIALGKGVCGTAAATRQTQIVPDVHQFAGHIACDAATNSEIVVPMVKNDQLIAVLDLDSNDFAIFDEVDAEYLAKIAALVIA; translated from the coding sequence ATGAATAAACAAGAAAATTATCAACTGCTGCTTGAGCAAGCCAAGAGCTTACTTACTGGTGAACATGACTTAATTGCCAATATGAGCAACATTAACGCACTATTGTTCAGCGGTCTGCCAAACGTCAGTTACGCCGGCTTTTACCGCTATCAAAATGGCGAATTAATTTTAGGGCCATTCCAGGGCCCCGTTGCCTGCATGCACATTGCCTTAGGTAAAGGCGTTTGCGGTACGGCCGCTGCAACTCGGCAAACGCAAATTGTCCCAGACGTTCATCAATTCGCGGGTCATATTGCCTGTGATGCCGCAACTAATTCTGAAATTGTCGTCCCAATGGTTAAAAATGACCAATTAATTGCAGTTCTGGACCTAGACAGCAATGATTTCGCGATTTTTGACGAAGTCGATGCAGAATATTTAGCAAAAATAGCGGCGTTAGTAATCGCATAA
- a CDS encoding oligosaccharide flippase family protein — translation MKKTFLNILYNAVYQIFLVLVPLITVPYLSRILGPKTYGIYSNVNNIMQFLMIFCTLSISYIGMRTIAQVRAFGTKQELTDAFWGLWYFQALASVVTIAIVVVAASLFHIKYWNYLLLMLPYLISAQVDISWFFQGLAAFGRVVLKNTAVKLVSVVLILLWVTSPSDLWKYMLIMSVSTMLGSFVFWFDIHRFVGGPVKHFYKYQTTIKAIITLLIPQIATQIYTSLDKPILGIFKNSTQVAFYDNSQRISNMVLGVITSISLVIMPKMASEGKDEQRLVLKKSLEATVWLGTMFAVIIMANTREFVPFFFGAKFTPMVPLMFFFTLTIVMIPTGGVFANQFALANHRDRDYALPVIVGAILEVVLSFFLDQFYGATGAMVAILITEFVVLILRLWIVRDGYDFKYSFKEIPKYFVIAAIVLAAGMLMPQLVSSAFLNMTIKSVIMLVLYMALMFMMRLDFNQDIVQLIKNFLKRG, via the coding sequence GTGAAAAAAACATTTTTAAATATTTTATATAATGCGGTTTACCAAATTTTCCTTGTCTTAGTACCGTTAATTACGGTGCCTTATTTGTCACGGATTTTGGGACCGAAAACCTATGGCATTTACAGTAATGTGAATAATATCATGCAATTCTTAATGATCTTTTGCACATTATCGATTTCGTATATTGGTATGCGGACAATTGCGCAAGTGCGCGCCTTTGGGACTAAACAGGAATTAACCGATGCTTTTTGGGGGTTATGGTACTTTCAGGCATTAGCTAGTGTCGTGACAATTGCTATAGTGGTTGTTGCCGCTAGCTTATTCCATATTAAGTACTGGAATTACCTACTATTGATGCTGCCGTATTTGATTTCGGCACAAGTGGATATTTCGTGGTTCTTTCAAGGGTTGGCGGCGTTTGGCCGGGTCGTTTTGAAGAACACGGCGGTTAAACTAGTCTCGGTAGTTTTAATTTTGCTTTGGGTCACAAGTCCCAGTGACTTGTGGAAATATATGCTGATTATGTCGGTGTCCACAATGCTTGGATCATTTGTCTTTTGGTTTGATATTCATCGCTTTGTTGGTGGACCAGTCAAGCATTTTTATAAGTACCAAACGACAATTAAGGCCATTATTACCCTACTAATTCCGCAGATTGCCACGCAAATTTATACGTCATTAGATAAACCAATTTTGGGAATTTTCAAAAATTCAACTCAAGTAGCGTTCTATGATAATTCGCAGCGGATTTCGAATATGGTTTTGGGAGTAATTACCAGTATTTCGCTGGTAATTATGCCCAAAATGGCGAGTGAGGGTAAAGATGAGCAGCGTCTTGTCTTGAAAAAGTCGCTTGAAGCGACGGTCTGGCTGGGTACCATGTTTGCGGTGATTATCATGGCTAACACGCGAGAATTTGTACCATTCTTTTTTGGCGCAAAGTTTACGCCGATGGTGCCATTGATGTTCTTTTTTACGTTAACAATTGTCATGATTCCCACAGGTGGGGTCTTTGCCAATCAGTTTGCCTTAGCCAACCACCGCGATCGCGATTATGCACTGCCGGTAATAGTTGGTGCGATTTTGGAAGTAGTGTTGAGCTTCTTTTTAGACCAATTTTATGGCGCTACTGGTGCAATGGTCGCAATTTTAATTACTGAATTTGTCGTTTTGATTTTGCGGTTGTGGATTGTCCGTGACGGCTATGATTTTAAATATTCTTTCAAGGAAATCCCGAAGTACTTTGTGATCGCAGCGATTGTTTTGGCGGCAGGTATGTTAATGCCGCAGCTGGTGTCGTCGGCTTTTCTAAATATGACGATTAAGTCAGTTATCATGCTTGTACTCTACATGGCATTAATGTTTATGATGCGGCTTGATTTTAATCAGGATATTGTGCAGTTAATTAAAAATTTTCTCAAACGAGGTTAA
- a CDS encoding transporter substrate-binding domain-containing protein, with protein sequence MKKRFWLVSLLASLLLLTGCGRSLSDQSVLDNVKRTNTISWGVKGDVKLFGLIDVKDGQPKGFDVDMAKAITRHILGPTGKAEFTTTTSQSRVPLLKNGNVDAVIATMSITPEREKVISFSKSYFDAGQSLLVPKNSSIHSVKDLNGKTVIGVVGANSVANIKKVAPKAHVIELQDYAQAMNALKSHQGDALTTDNGILFGLAVQNPGYQVRGGTFTVEPYGVAVNKGQTGFTKAVDKAVLEMQHDGEYNRLIKKWFGNVPGFKYKELYRK encoded by the coding sequence ATGAAAAAGAGATTTTGGTTGGTTTCTCTATTAGCTAGTTTGCTCTTGTTAACCGGTTGTGGCCGCAGCTTAAGTGACCAGTCAGTTTTGGACAATGTTAAGCGGACCAATACAATCAGCTGGGGCGTTAAGGGCGATGTTAAGCTGTTTGGTCTGATCGACGTTAAGGATGGTCAACCCAAGGGCTTCGATGTCGATATGGCTAAAGCAATCACGCGGCATATTTTGGGACCAACGGGTAAGGCTGAGTTTACGACGACTACCTCACAATCGCGGGTGCCATTATTGAAGAACGGTAACGTTGATGCGGTAATTGCAACGATGTCGATTACGCCGGAACGGGAAAAGGTAATTTCTTTTTCTAAATCTTATTTTGACGCGGGGCAATCGCTATTAGTGCCAAAGAATTCGTCAATTCATAGTGTTAAGGATCTCAACGGCAAGACAGTTATTGGCGTAGTCGGTGCCAATTCAGTGGCTAACATTAAAAAGGTGGCGCCAAAAGCTCACGTAATCGAATTGCAGGATTATGCCCAGGCAATGAACGCACTTAAGTCTCACCAAGGTGATGCCTTGACAACTGATAACGGGATTTTGTTTGGTTTAGCAGTGCAGAACCCGGGCTATCAGGTTCGCGGCGGCACGTTTACCGTGGAACCTTATGGTGTTGCCGTTAATAAGGGTCAGACTGGGTTTACTAAGGCTGTTGACAAGGCGGTTTTGGAAATGCAGCACGATGGCGAATACAACCGCTTGATTAAAAAATGGTTTGGTAATGTACCAGGATTTAAGTATAAGGAGTTGTATCGCAAATGA